One genomic segment of candidate division WOR-3 bacterium includes these proteins:
- the wecB gene encoding UDP-N-acetylglucosamine 2-epimerase (non-hydrolyzing): MGNKIKKIAIIAGARPNFMKIGPVLKAYESATDKMLFVHTGQHYDFSMSDVFFKELGLRKPDVFLGAGSGSHALQSAKVMTEFEKWCLENKPGRVVVAGDVNSTMACSIVASKLGIPTAHIESGLRSFDRTMPEEINRIVTDQLSEFLFTTSKDAEENLRKENVFGKIHFVGNSMIDSLLYISDKLNGQTLDNMGLKKFEYCLVTLHRPSNVDNKDNLKIVTEILANVAEIIKIIFPVHPRTLKNLKNFGYKEKLHKKDISLTEPLGYKSFVELEKNAKFVLTDSGGVQEETTYFKVPCLTLRPNTERPVTVTEGTNELVPPDKNIIREKASQIISGKWKKGTVPELWDGKAGERIAQILRDWQLTIIKRQ, translated from the coding sequence ATGGGAAATAAAATTAAAAAAATCGCTATAATTGCAGGCGCTCGTCCAAACTTTATGAAAATTGGACCCGTTTTGAAAGCCTATGAATCAGCTACGGATAAAATGCTCTTCGTCCACACCGGTCAGCATTACGATTTCTCCATGAGCGACGTTTTTTTCAAGGAACTCGGCCTCAGAAAACCCGATGTTTTTCTTGGAGCCGGAAGCGGCAGTCATGCCCTGCAGTCCGCCAAAGTGATGACCGAATTTGAAAAATGGTGTCTGGAAAACAAACCCGGCAGAGTCGTCGTAGCCGGCGATGTCAATTCGACCATGGCTTGCTCCATAGTCGCATCCAAACTGGGTATTCCTACAGCCCACATAGAATCCGGACTGAGGTCTTTCGACAGAACCATGCCCGAAGAGATAAACAGAATAGTAACTGACCAGCTTTCGGAATTTCTGTTTACAACGAGCAAAGACGCCGAAGAAAACCTCAGAAAAGAAAACGTCTTCGGGAAGATACATTTCGTCGGTAATTCGATGATAGACTCGTTGTTGTATATTTCGGATAAACTCAACGGACAAACTCTTGACAACATGGGCTTAAAAAAATTCGAATACTGCCTTGTCACTCTTCACAGACCTTCAAACGTAGATAACAAAGATAATTTAAAAATTGTGACTGAAATACTGGCAAATGTTGCCGAGATAATCAAAATCATTTTTCCCGTTCATCCGAGAACTTTAAAAAACCTGAAAAATTTCGGATACAAAGAGAAACTCCATAAAAAAGATATATCTCTCACAGAACCTCTCGGTTACAAAAGCTTCGTAGAACTCGAAAAAAACGCGAAATTCGTCTTAACAGACTCTGGAGGCGTTCAGGAAGAGACGACTTATTTTAAAGTACCATGTTTGACTCTCAGACCTAATACGGAAAGACCGGTAACTGTGACAGAGGGCACAAACGAACTCGTTCCCCCCGACAAGAACATTATCCGTGAAAAAGCGTCTCAAATCATCTCTGGAAAATGGAAAAAAGGAACAGTTCCTGAACTCTGGGACGGAAAAGCAGGAGAGAGAATAGCGCAGATTCTCAGGGATTGGCAATTAACAATTATCAAGAGACAATAA
- a CDS encoding AAA family ATPase, with the protein MTLSNPFVGRQKEIGILENCLEEAINCNSKAVLIKGELGVGKTTLLKHFSENVRSRNVNLLSVKIIKDDKSDYSPFISIVEDFIERMEFPRQTLPRLLNPDFAGYLAYIIPKIRELYPVKLTNSERTKSRKSLHYSFHRFFLNLSRFKPLIMIFDDIQWMNEESLDLFVYLVKRTADIPFLILAAERSDENNESLRRSEKELYRDRVIVPLDLENLPEDALLNLLNEKFKNIYLNNFNDWLYSVTRGNPLFVEKIIEFMINRNIISFDDEKNEWIISDNFRGFQIPKTLESVLENHLANLSIPEKRILESASVIGEKFDLSILRELQKTMSQDQFTDICENLQRLNLLTCSGNSGIFSHPLVRELIYERMKITARRETHRRLASIHKSRKSQSAEISRHLTEDLSEDEITKELALYLYEISKEFFHNYDYKLAWENIKIAREISAKTDVPDEKKALVEFEFSYIAWVLGKAESKSTDTEKLLQDLEKYGFTEQAVKYCRMRFHNSLSDQNFTEAEECLNKAFSFAGEKREVHWMLSADKCLFLRRMGLMNESKELSKKLISEIPENAAPLSLYKAFSNIGQVMYLKGQHKNAREHITKALNIAKESRFLDCITECYSNLGLIEISLGMLDSALSNLNVALEQAQSLDLDQSMGIDLFYVGNCYEILGEFDVAKKYYEFALQKAEKIDNSRLRASIQTHKAILLAEKGEIESADAIIKRINQGALDKGMRCGYLTVNGLICLKKGDYDLSEKYLEEALKTTKKLALKSRYIKALAIKNLFLLKKNKKSQALESYKKTRELALRHKEKIAFKYLSIDFGLELGGKKGEKIFLEGMGVLYNMGASKAVENLIPLMKKAGFKNALKKAAENKPEFTDQKTEIFTFGGLYVKRPGELNFVTAKEWKLAKSKELLAILMLSSSSGGNFTREMMTSELWPDADSRKGSNNFRVALNQLINVVGEKIVLREGDAVKLDKEKLNVDFLRFEKAVIDWKSQKRKGFVHAAERSALLAADIYEGVFLPEFYFEKAVEKQRELQTQMRGILLWLSELNLQRVELKKALEFAQRMTTMDSSDEQAGRTIMRCLYEQGDRVGAIKHFEFIKKYLNEEYGVEPSPETLELYSSICSNCKLV; encoded by the coding sequence ATGACTCTATCAAATCCTTTTGTCGGAAGGCAAAAGGAAATTGGCATACTTGAGAATTGTCTCGAAGAAGCCATAAATTGCAACAGCAAAGCAGTCCTGATAAAAGGCGAACTCGGCGTCGGTAAGACCACTCTTCTGAAGCATTTTTCGGAAAACGTGAGAAGCCGGAATGTGAATTTATTAAGCGTAAAAATAATAAAAGACGACAAAAGCGATTATTCGCCTTTTATAAGCATAGTTGAGGATTTTATAGAACGCATGGAATTCCCACGCCAGACTCTTCCCAGATTGCTGAATCCTGATTTTGCCGGATATCTCGCTTACATAATCCCGAAAATAAGGGAGCTTTATCCGGTAAAACTGACAAATTCCGAGAGGACAAAAAGCCGAAAGTCTTTACACTATTCATTTCATCGTTTTTTTCTTAATCTTTCGAGATTTAAACCCCTAATTATGATTTTTGACGATATCCAGTGGATGAACGAGGAATCTCTCGACCTTTTTGTATATCTGGTTAAAAGAACCGCAGACATACCGTTTTTAATACTGGCCGCCGAACGATCCGATGAAAACAACGAATCGTTGAGACGTTCGGAAAAAGAATTGTATCGCGACAGAGTGATTGTTCCGCTGGATCTTGAAAATTTACCTGAAGATGCGCTCCTTAATCTTTTGAACGAAAAATTCAAAAATATATATTTGAACAATTTCAATGATTGGCTTTATTCGGTGACCAGAGGCAATCCTCTTTTTGTCGAGAAAATAATCGAATTCATGATCAATAGGAATATCATTTCATTCGATGACGAAAAAAACGAATGGATCATATCTGACAATTTCAGGGGTTTTCAAATACCTAAAACACTCGAAAGCGTTTTAGAAAATCATTTGGCGAATCTATCGATTCCGGAAAAACGGATATTGGAAAGCGCTTCCGTTATAGGCGAGAAATTTGATCTTTCTATTCTCAGAGAACTGCAGAAAACTATGTCTCAGGATCAGTTCACTGATATATGCGAAAATCTTCAACGTCTCAACCTGCTGACGTGCTCAGGAAATTCAGGTATTTTTTCACATCCGCTTGTAAGGGAACTGATATACGAGAGGATGAAGATTACTGCGAGGCGGGAAACGCACAGAAGACTTGCCTCTATCCATAAAAGCAGAAAATCTCAATCAGCAGAAATTTCCCGTCATTTGACTGAAGACCTTTCCGAGGACGAAATAACAAAAGAGCTGGCGCTTTATTTGTACGAGATTTCCAAGGAATTTTTTCATAACTACGATTATAAACTCGCGTGGGAAAACATTAAAATCGCAAGAGAGATATCAGCGAAGACCGATGTACCGGATGAAAAAAAAGCACTCGTCGAATTCGAATTCAGTTACATCGCCTGGGTTTTGGGAAAGGCGGAATCGAAATCAACTGACACTGAAAAACTTCTGCAGGATCTTGAAAAGTACGGATTTACAGAACAAGCGGTAAAATACTGCCGTATGAGATTTCACAACAGTCTTTCGGATCAGAATTTCACGGAGGCTGAAGAATGTCTGAACAAAGCTTTCTCGTTTGCCGGAGAAAAAAGAGAAGTCCATTGGATGCTGTCAGCTGATAAATGTCTGTTTCTCAGAAGAATGGGACTTATGAATGAGTCGAAAGAATTGTCAAAAAAGCTGATTTCTGAAATACCTGAAAACGCCGCGCCGTTATCCTTATACAAAGCTTTCTCAAACATAGGACAGGTAATGTATCTTAAGGGTCAACACAAAAACGCACGCGAACATATAACGAAAGCCTTGAACATAGCCAAAGAAAGCCGCTTTCTCGATTGTATTACCGAGTGTTATTCCAATCTCGGTCTCATTGAAATATCTCTCGGAATGCTTGATTCCGCACTTTCAAATCTTAATGTCGCGCTGGAACAGGCGCAATCACTCGATCTGGATCAGTCTATGGGTATCGATCTTTTTTACGTTGGCAACTGTTATGAAATTTTAGGCGAATTTGATGTGGCTAAAAAATATTACGAATTCGCTCTGCAGAAGGCGGAAAAAATAGACAATTCAAGACTGCGCGCCTCGATACAAACTCATAAAGCAATTCTGCTCGCTGAAAAAGGGGAGATCGAAAGCGCTGATGCGATTATAAAGAGAATAAATCAGGGGGCTTTGGATAAAGGAATGCGCTGCGGTTATTTAACAGTAAACGGATTAATATGTTTGAAAAAAGGCGATTACGATTTATCTGAAAAATATCTGGAAGAAGCCCTCAAAACAACAAAAAAACTCGCTCTGAAATCGAGGTATATAAAAGCGCTCGCGATAAAAAATCTGTTTTTGCTGAAAAAAAATAAAAAATCACAAGCCTTGGAAAGTTATAAAAAAACGAGAGAATTAGCCCTGAGACATAAAGAAAAAATTGCTTTCAAATATCTGTCCATTGATTTTGGATTGGAACTCGGGGGTAAAAAGGGAGAAAAGATATTTTTAGAAGGAATGGGCGTGCTTTATAATATGGGAGCCAGTAAAGCCGTAGAAAACCTTATACCTTTGATGAAAAAAGCCGGATTTAAAAACGCGCTGAAAAAAGCGGCTGAAAATAAGCCTGAATTCACTGACCAGAAAACAGAAATATTCACTTTTGGCGGATTGTACGTGAAAAGACCGGGCGAGTTGAATTTTGTCACCGCAAAAGAGTGGAAACTGGCAAAATCAAAAGAACTTCTCGCTATACTGATGTTGTCGTCGTCTTCAGGTGGAAACTTTACGAGGGAAATGATGACATCAGAATTGTGGCCCGACGCTGATTCAAGAAAGGGAAGTAATAATTTTCGTGTTGCACTCAATCAACTCATCAATGTCGTGGGTGAAAAGATTGTTTTGAGAGAGGGAGACGCTGTAAAACTAGACAAAGAGAAATTGAATGTGGATTTTCTCAGGTTTGAAAAAGCGGTCATAGACTGGAAATCTCAAAAGAGGAAAGGTTTTGTTCACGCCGCAGAAAGGTCGGCGCTCCTGGCCGCTGATATTTACGAAGGAGTTTTCCTGCCCGAGTTTTATTTTGAAAAAGCCGTCGAAAAACAGCGCGAACTTCAGACCCAAATGAGGGGAATTTTATTGTGGCTATCTGAATTAAATCTTCAGAGAGTTGAGCTGAAAAAGGCTCTCGAATTTGCTCAGAGAATGACAACCATGGACTCATCTGACGAGCAAGCCGGCAGGACTATAATGAGGTGTTTGTATGAACAGGGTGACAGAGTAGGCGCCATAAAACATTTTGAATTCATAAAAAAATATTTGAACGAAGAGTACGGAGTGGAACCGAGCCCTGAAACTCTCGAGCTTTATTCAAGCATCTGTTCCAACTGTAAACTGGTTTAA
- a CDS encoding putative Ig domain-containing protein, producing the protein MKSLLSICSICLLIFSCSSENGSSEQNSTQEDNNLPVMQIQLTPVSPLRGEPITANYSYSVPGVDSMYNLWIVENETLAVRSKTLETSQLPLGATIKTAVFVFFHDGQNKTFVSPSVTLGTPASASIAAARIGPDSVTVAGTIRLMRVEIIGDRTNFSFESQWYKNGLPVAGANDTVLALAGFRRGDELMLRLIDGNGVEYSTNTVIITNAIPSIVSSPPFVSGGGAYTYQIMSNDHDGDPLSYSLTQAPAGMTISGTGLITWEIPSEGSHAVTVEVDDGNGGKAAQTFTLKFAVDQQ; encoded by the coding sequence ATGAAAAGCTTATTATCAATCTGTTCAATATGCTTGCTTATATTTTCCTGTTCAAGTGAAAACGGATCCTCAGAACAAAACAGCACCCAGGAAGACAATAATCTGCCTGTGATGCAAATCCAACTGACTCCAGTTTCGCCTTTACGAGGTGAGCCGATTACGGCGAATTATTCTTATTCCGTCCCGGGAGTTGACTCGATGTACAATTTATGGATTGTCGAAAATGAAACTCTCGCTGTCAGGTCAAAAACGCTTGAAACGTCGCAATTACCGCTTGGCGCAACCATAAAAACCGCTGTCTTCGTATTTTTTCACGACGGCCAAAATAAGACTTTTGTTTCTCCTTCGGTGACCTTGGGTACTCCTGCTTCAGCTTCAATCGCGGCGGCGAGGATCGGACCTGATTCTGTCACTGTTGCGGGAACAATACGCCTTATGAGAGTTGAAATAATCGGCGACAGGACAAATTTTTCATTTGAATCGCAATGGTACAAAAACGGCTTGCCGGTCGCAGGAGCCAATGACACGGTCCTCGCTTTGGCGGGATTCAGACGCGGCGACGAACTGATGCTTAGGCTTATTGACGGGAACGGCGTAGAATACAGCACGAACACAGTAATAATTACAAACGCCATTCCGTCAATAGTCTCGTCGCCTCCTTTTGTCAGCGGCGGAGGCGCGTATACCTATCAAATCATGTCAAATGATCACGATGGAGATCCCCTTTCATATTCGCTCACGCAGGCTCCAGCGGGAATGACAATAAGCGGAACAGGTCTGATAACATGGGAAATTCCATCCGAAGGATCTCACGCCGTGACGGTGGAAGTCGATGACGGAAACGGCGGCAAAGCCGCCCAGACCTTCACTCTCAAATTTGCTGTTGATCAGCAATAA
- a CDS encoding radical SAM protein, producing the protein MNDLFVVFEATPDCDNDCIYCYNVWKNHENKTFGTSNRENSFKILGSIISKIKPVGICFTGGEPLLETGLSELIEFCRPEVKFVSLATNGKNLSEEFLIKNSSKIIDLIDISLPTLREEKYRQICGKDGVEAVKSNIALSKKHGFRINVSITAMKINFFEIRDLLSFAFAFSADSATINYFSPTGRGAKNKKELILSTDEKLELIKIADEFSGKYGLPVIFGLPFERCKSDISGFRNIKMSLCLCGVVKFAVDFEGRVRPCEQSSTVLGNILKDDFKDIVECEELKCFRNDNYSENCISCGHYQSCLGSCRYSCNV; encoded by the coding sequence ATGAATGATTTATTTGTCGTTTTTGAAGCGACCCCCGATTGCGACAATGACTGTATATATTGTTACAACGTCTGGAAAAATCATGAAAACAAAACATTTGGAACAAGCAATCGGGAAAATAGCTTTAAAATCCTTGGAAGTATAATTTCAAAAATCAAACCGGTCGGAATTTGCTTTACGGGCGGAGAGCCTCTTTTGGAGACAGGTCTCAGTGAACTAATAGAATTCTGCAGGCCTGAAGTAAAGTTTGTAAGCCTGGCGACGAACGGAAAAAATCTGAGCGAAGAATTTTTAATTAAAAATTCTTCAAAAATAATTGACCTTATAGACATATCGCTTCCGACTTTGAGAGAAGAAAAATACAGACAAATCTGCGGAAAAGATGGAGTGGAAGCTGTAAAATCCAACATTGCGCTTTCAAAAAAACACGGATTCAGGATAAATGTCTCGATTACGGCTATGAAGATAAATTTTTTTGAAATCCGCGATCTGCTAAGCTTCGCCTTCGCTTTTTCGGCGGATTCAGCGACAATAAATTATTTTTCCCCGACAGGAAGGGGAGCGAAAAATAAAAAAGAACTCATTTTAAGTACGGATGAAAAACTTGAGTTGATAAAAATCGCCGACGAGTTTTCGGGAAAATACGGTTTGCCAGTTATTTTCGGCTTGCCTTTCGAGAGGTGTAAATCGGACATCAGCGGTTTCAGGAACATTAAAATGTCATTGTGTCTGTGCGGTGTTGTCAAATTCGCGGTTGATTTCGAAGGAAGAGTCAGGCCTTGCGAGCAAAGCTCAACAGTACTCGGAAACATTCTTAAAGATGATTTCAAGGACATTGTTGAGTGTGAAGAACTTAAATGTTTTAGAAATGACAATTATTCCGAAAATTGCATTTCCTGCGGTCATTATCAATCGTGTTTAGGCTCATGCAGGTATTCTTGTAATGTATAA